Proteins found in one Zea mays cultivar B73 chromosome 1, Zm-B73-REFERENCE-NAM-5.0, whole genome shotgun sequence genomic segment:
- the LOC103645503 gene encoding putative cyclin-dependent kinase F-2, whose amino-acid sequence MPASVEPAAAVKTGLKRKRIAVRSSEQYEFEETCRLGAGAFGAVFKARHRATGQIVAVKCHSAADGDLTMVFREARFHEEACCGGANPFAVSFHGVVRDPGTWKRYLVMECMETSLHDLLHQRPRGSPPLPEATVRAAMWQLLTGTKKMHEACIIHRDIKLQNILVGEGQSVVKICDFGLAMSTDERLPYEPAGTLWYQAPEMLLGKPDYDTKVDVWSLGCVMAELVNNGRPLFQGSHDDGQLCAIFDVLGVPDDSTWPWFSSTPFATEVMPELDMQRNNHLRDLFPETKLSTEGFQVLSGLLTCNPNRRLTAAAALNHPWFAKVDDLELPKKKEKLESMLPNRHKRRRLRAVYV is encoded by the coding sequence ATGCCTGCCTCCGTAGAGCCTGCCGCCGCGGTAAAGACCGGCCTGAAGAGAAAGCGCATCGCCGTCAGGAGTTCGGAGCAGTACGAGTTCGAGGAGACCTGTCGCCTCGGCGCGGGTGCCTTCGGCGCCGTCTTCAAGGCGCGCCACCGTGCCACGGGCCAGATCGTCGCCGTGAAGTGCCACAGCGCAGCCGACGGCGACCTCACTATGGTGTTCCGCGAGGCGCGCTTCCATGAGGAGGCGTGCTGCGGCGGTGCCAACCCATTCGCCGTCAGCTTCCACGGCGTTGTCCGCGACCCGGGCACCTGGAAGAGGTACCTCGTCATGGAGTGCATGGAGACCAGCCTCCACGATCTTCTCCATCAGCGCCCCCGCGGGAGCCCGCCGCTGCCCGAGGCCACCGTGCGCGCCGCCATGTGGCAACTACTTACGGGCACCAAGAAGATGCACGAAGCCTGCATCATCCACCGCGACATAAAGCTACAGAACATCCTTGTCGGCGAGGGTCAGAGCGTCGTCAAGATTTGTGACTTTGGGCTCGCCATGTCCACCGACGAGCGGCTCCCGTACGAGCCGGCCGGCACGCTCTGGTACCAGGCGCCCGAGATGCTGCTGGGAAAGCCCGACTACGACACCAAGGTTGACGTCTGGTCGCTCGGCTGTGTCATGGCGGAGCTCGTCAACAACGGCAGGCCTCTCTTCCAGGGATCCCACGACGACGGGCAGCTCTGCGCGATCTTCGATGTGCTCGGCGTGCCTGACGACAGCACGTGGCCGTGGTTCTCGTCGACGCCATTCGCCACCGAGGTGATGCCGGAGCTGGACATGCAGCGGAACAACCACCTGCGCGATCTGTTCCCCGAGACGAAGCTGTCCACGGAAGGATTCCAAGTGCTCAGTGGCCTGCTTACATGCAACCCAAACAGGAGGCTGACGGCAGCCGCCGCGCTCAACCACCCATGGTTCGCCAAGGTCGACGATCTGGAGCTACCAAAGAAGAAAGAGAAGCTTGAGTCCATGTTGCCCAATCGACACAAACGACGGAGGTTGCGTGCTGTGTACGTGTGA
- the LOC103645505 gene encoding putative cyclin-dependent kinase F-2 has protein sequence MPASVEPAATVKTGLKRKRIAVGSSEQYEFEETCRLGAGAFGAVFKARHRATGQIVAVKCHSAADGDLTMVFREARFHEEACCGGANPFAVSFHGVVRDPGTWKRYLVMECMETSLHDLLHQRPRGSPPLPEATVRAAMWQLLTGTKKMHEACIIHRDIKLQNILVGEGQSVVKICDFGLAMSTDERLPYEPAGTLWYQAPEMLLGKPDYDTKVDVWSLGCVMAELVNNGRPLFQGSHDDGQLCAIFDVLGVPDDSTWQWFSSTPFATEVMPELDMQRNNHLRDLFPETKLSTEGFQVLSGLLTCNPNRRLTAAAALNHPWFAKVDDLELPKKKEKLESMLPKGHKRRRLRAVYV, from the coding sequence ATGCCTGCCTCCGTAGAGCCTGCCGCCACGGTAAAGACCGGCCTGAAGAGAAAGCGCATCGCCGTCGGGAGTTCGGAGCAGTACGAGTTCGAGGAGACCTGTCGCCTCGGCGCGGGTGCCTTCGGCGCCGTCTTCAAGGCGCGCCACCGTGCCACGGGCCAGATCGTCGCCGTGAAGTGCCACAGCGCAGCCGACGGCGACCTCACTATGGTGTTCCGCGAGGCGCGCTTCCATGAGGAGGCGTGCTGCGGCGGTGCCAACCCATTCGCCGTCAGCTTCCACGGCGTTGTCCGCGACCCGGGCACCTGGAAGAGGTACCTCGTCATGGAGTGCATGGAGACCAGCCTCCACGATCTTCTCCATCAGCGCCCCCGCGGGAGCCCGCCGCTGCCCGAGGCCACCGTGCGTGCCGCCATGTGGCAACTACTTACGGGCACCAAGAAGATGCACGAAGCCTGCATCATCCACCGCGACATAAAGCTACAGAACATCCTTGTCGGCGAGGGTCAGAGCGTCGTCAAGATTTGTGACTTTGGGCTCGCCATGTCCACCGACGAGCGGCTCCCGTACGAGCCGGCCGGCACGCTCTGGTACCAGGCGCCCGAGATGCTGCTGGGAAAGCCCGACTACGACACCAAGGTCGACGTCTGGTCGCTCGGCTGTGTCATGGCGGAGCTCGTCAACAACGGCAGGCCTCTCTTCCAGGGATCCCACGACGACGGGCAGCTCTGCGCGATCTTCGATGTGCTCGGCGTGCCTGACGACAGCACGTGGCAGTGGTTCTCGTCGACGCCATTCGCCACCGAGGTGATGCCGGAGCTGGACATGCAGCGGAACAACCACCTGCGCGATCTGTTCCCCGAGACGAAGCTGTCCACGGAAGGATTCCAAGTGCTCAGTGGCCTGCTTACATGCAACCCAAACAGGAGGCTGACGGCAGCCGCCGCGCTCAACCACCCATGGTTCGCCAAGGTCGACGATCTGGAGCTACCAAAGAAGAAAGAGAAGCTTGAGTCCATGTTGCCCAAGGGACACAAACGACGGAGGTTGCGTGCTGTGTACGTGTGA